A single Aspergillus puulaauensis MK2 DNA, chromosome 7, nearly complete sequence DNA region contains:
- a CDS encoding uncharacterized protein (COG:S;~EggNog:ENOG410PYU9), with product MYRSKPKLSVSIAAAQSTVSRLSLSLKSPGPLLSPRSPFCPPSPAPPAKRFSNLQVPAAPSYNYVNSCSSKSILKKQAGPAGTSTSASKRIQFGSPTVHCITPIENRDEYYGTYTKLSKEERRWIVRE from the coding sequence ATGTACCGCTCAAAGCCCAAgctctccgtctccatcgccgccgcccaGTCCACCGTCTCTcgtctctccctctccctcaagTCCCCAGGTCCTCTGCTCTCCCCACGCAGTCCCTTCTGCCCTCCCAGCCCCGCCCCGCCAGCAAAGCGCTTCTCAAACCTCCAGGTCCCAGCCGCCCCCAGCTACAACTACGTCAACTCGTGCTCGTCCAAGAGCATCCTCAAGAAACAGGCTGGGCCGGCGGGGACATCGACATCGGCATCGAAGCGCATCCAGTTCGGGAGCCCGACGGTGCACTGCATCACACCGATCGAGAACCGGGACGAGTACTATGGGACGTACACGAAGctgtcgaaggaggagaggaggtggATTGTGAGGGAGTGA
- a CDS encoding S-formylglutathione hydrolase (CAZy:CE1;~COG:S;~EggNog:ENOG410PI1S;~InterPro:IPR000801,IPR014186,IPR029058;~MEROPS:MER0043126;~PFAM:PF00326,PF00756;~go_function: GO:0018738 - S-formylglutathione hydrolase activity [Evidence IEA];~go_process: GO:0046294 - formaldehyde catabolic process [Evidence IEA]) translates to MSVTTKATIASFGGKLLKLSHAAKSTNCEMSFNLYLPPQAYKTPNQKLPVLIYLSGLTCTADNCSEKGFFQHGASKKGIAVLYPDTSPRGLDIPGENDSWDFGTGAGFYVNATKEPYNKGYNMYNYVTEELPATVFEAFPQLDSSRVSITGHSMGGHGALTLFLRNPGKYKSVSAFAPISNPINCPWGQKAFGGYLGEENKETWKEHDASELVKGWKGKEVDVLIDVGTGDNFYKQGQLLPENLEKAAKEAGVTGIKVRYQPDYDHSYYTMATFSDDHVEHAAKYLFA, encoded by the exons ATGTCCGTCACCACGAAAGCAACCATTGCCTCTTTCGGCGGCAAGCTTCTCAAGCTTAGCCATGCCGCCAAGTCCACCAACTGCGAAATGTCATTCAACCTGTACCTTCCGCCGCAGGCATACAAGACACCCAACCAGAAACTGCCTGTCCTGATCTACCTCTCCGGTCTGACTTGCACAGCGGACAACTGCTCTGAGAAGGGCTTCTTCCAGCACGGAGCTAGCAAGAAGGGAATTGCCGTCTTGTACCCAGACACAAGCCCTC GCGGCCTCGACATCCCCGGCGAAAACGACTCGTGGGACTTTGGCACTGGTGCCGGTTTCTACGTCAACGCCACAAAGGAACCCTACAACAAGGGTTACAACATGTACAATTACGTCACAGAGGAGCTGCCCGCGACAGTCTTTGAAGCGTTCCCACAACTCGATAGCAGCCGTGTCAGTATCACGGGGCACAGCATGGGCGGTCATGGTGCGCTGACACTCTTCCTGCGCAACCCTGGCAAGTATAAGAGTGTTTCTGCGTTCGCGCCCATCTCGAACCCGATTAACTGTCCTTGGGGACAGAAGGCGTTTGGGGGGTATCTTGGGGAGGAGAACAAGGAGACGTGGAAGGAGCATGATGCGTCGGAGTTGGTGAAGgggtggaaggggaaggaggtggatgttTTGATTGATGTG GGAACCGGCGACAACTTCTACAAGCAAGGCCAGCTTCTCCCCGAGAACCTGGAGAAGGCGGCGAAGGAAGCAGGAGTCACGGGGATCAAGGTTCGGTACCAGCCGGATTACGACCATAGTTATTACACCATGGCGACGTTCTCGGATGACCACGTTGAGCATGCGGCCAAGTATCTCTTTGCATAG
- a CDS encoding N(6)-L-threonylcarbamoyladenine synthase family protein (COG:O;~EggNog:ENOG410PGPJ;~InterPro:IPR017860,IPR017861,IPR022450,IPR000905, IPR043129;~PFAM:PF00814;~go_process: GO:0002949 - tRNA threonylcarbamoyladenosine modification [Evidence IEA]), whose amino-acid sequence MLHLRPASAVGRRILCGGSRHSVPSLRRGLLTLAIESSCDDTSVAIVDKDPFGSAKIHFLENVTADLTAYQGIHPIPALESHQENLAKLVNKALTHLPSAADSENDNRKVVTLHDGNNRQKPDFISVTRGPGMRANLFVGLDTAKGLSVAWQIPFVGVHHMQAHLLTPRLVSALSLSSPNQTMTPEFPFLSILASGGHTLLVNSSSLTDHSILATTTDVAIGEALDKAARDILPPTLLESSKTTMYGKLLEQYAFPNGPADYADYTAPRTRGDEIAVSKKESPYGWSITTPYAQTRQLALSFAVVAPAISQILTRKRIAGQPVSDDERVAMAREAMRVSFEHLASRTIIALESLCQWKPKPNHRPTPESVPVKTLVVSGGVAANKFLMTVLRSFLDVRGFGHVAIVAPPAALCTDNAAMIGWAGIEMFEAGWRSDYSVRALRKWSLEKEGGVLGAGGWVR is encoded by the exons ATGTTGCATCTGCGCCCTGCTTCAGCTGTTGGTCGGAGAATCCTCTGCGGTGGATCTCGACATAGCGTGCCTTCACTGCGTCGCGGCCTTTTGACGCTCGCGATTGAATCATCATG TGACGATACCTCCGTTGCAATAGTCGATAAAGATCCATTCGGCTCGGCCAAAATCCACTTCCTCGAGAATGTCACCGCCGACCTGACAGCATACCAGGGCATTCATCCTATTCCCGCTCTTGAATCCCATCAGGAGAACCTCGCAAAGCTAGTCAACAAGGCATTGACACACCTCCCATCCGCAGCGGACTCGGAAAATGATAACAGGAAAGTCGTTACGCTGCACGACGGCAACAACCGCCAGAAGCCGGACTTTATATCCGTCACGCGTGGCCCAGGTATGCGCGCcaacctcttcgtcggccTTGACACAGCGAAGGGCCTCTCCGTGGCGTGGCAGATCCCCTTCGTCGGCGTACACCATATGCAGGCACACCTCTTAACGCCCCGTCTTGTCTCCGCgctctcactctcctctccgAACCAAACCATGACGCCTGAGTTCCcattcctctccatcctcgcgTCGGGGGGGCACACTCTGCTCGTGAACTCGTCCTCTCTAACCGACCACTCCATCCTCGCGACAACCACAGACGTCGCTATCGGCGAAGCCTTGGACAAAGCCGCCCGTGATATCCTCCCACCTACACTCCTAGAATCCTCAAAAACCACCATGTACGGCAAACTGCTTGAGCAGTACGCCTTCCCCAACGGACCCGCCGACTACGCCGACTACACCGCGCCCCGGACCCGCGGCGACGAAATCGCCGTTTCCAAGAAAGAATCGCCGTACGGCTGGTCCATAACCACGCCCTACGCCCAGACGCGACAACTGGCGCTCAGCTTCGCAGTCGTCGCGCCGGCCATCAGCCAGATCCTCACTCGCAAACGAATCGCAGGCCAACCGGTTTCAGACGATGAGCGCGTCGCAATGGCCCGCGAGGCAATGCGCGTGAGCTTCGAGCACCTTGCGTCGCGCACCATCATCGCGCTGGAATCGCTGTGCCAGTGGAAGCCCAAGCCGAACCACCGGCCGACCCCGGAGAGCGTGCCCGTCAAGACGCTTGTTGTGAGCGGCGGCGTCGCGGCGAATAAGTTCCTCATGACGGTGCTGCGGTCGTTCTTGGACGTGCGTGGGTTTGGACATGTGGCGATTGTGGCGCCGCCGGCGGCGCTGTGTACGGATAATGCGGCGATGATTGGGTGGGCGGGGATAGAGATGTTTGAGGCGGGGTGGAGGAGTGATTATTCGGTTCGGGCGCTGAGGAAGTGGTCGCTTGAGAAAGAGGGTGGTGTTTTGGGGGCTGGGGGGTGGGTGAGGTGA
- a CDS encoding uncharacterized protein (COG:S;~EggNog:ENOG410PUHH;~InterPro:IPR039461;~MEROPS:MER0011350;~PFAM:PF03571): MSSPLRGTPVYQLAVKQPFDSLDHESKIYAHYLARAVWHGSRISLRETSRESPLIFDLILDLYHACEGKWDTIVTRCGVTRDELEVFLEYAGTFLSHLGNVSADGREKLVPELSTEALKRIASISPKTTADLEKAIDGLLGVRPPRPKYPGESVRLGFYPREALSDVSDNDLFRIWHTIREAQNIVDGIPASEWSITHSNTQLQPVIDDNGKTIYHILLASELGACDEPRILAEDIRLIRGVHSEELSHICNALDRAKKWAPKEQHATLDHYLNYFRTGHNLSLQAAQKAPTGERVESFLGFVNPLHNCAGEWNGMVGIFNQDEQSKLNQIVNSSSALIRQLPWAVPGVNGGKGPFETFSFDAPRLARLHTLAMCGRIVFQDAKPESFHEDRWICHFRNTVFANRLNEDTSSTIFCDWISPLNTEHFRRSIHLVSFIITAVHQLIGHGTGKLLGRRIEDGCRCNFNEEMPPISPLTGKPIASVYPLGKSWEDIFPSDAKSVEECRATLVSQYLMDSKEILAIFGYSETSEITSEDLLYTSYLKICVDGIQALQYYGIEGRPWPVWETDHPVAKANFTILKYLLQNGSGVIKITHDREASTITASVDRTKMLSHGKAALGDYLLRLHIWRCTGDTTPCRELYESLSTVDGIYGEWREIVSSKRAARWKFVQPNTFLTVDNEVELRVYEESNEGIIRSWAERDVQAKEEKIQRLAEQDTRDKEEVMVERDVKPKMENLSLEPGRGMHPEEDNIGDDNIGDAQPRAGVRASVKSFVQKIVHRN; encoded by the exons ATGTCGTCCCCGCTCCGTGGCACTCCTGTCTACCAGCTAGCTGTCAAACAACCCTTCGATTCCCTCGACCATGAGAGCAAGATATACGCACATTATCTTGCAAGAGCCGTGTGGCACGGAAGTAGGATTTCCCTGCGGGAGACGTCGCGGGAAAGCCCTTTGATCTTCGACCTTATCCTCGATCTGTACCATGCATGTGAGGGCAAATGGGACACTATTGTGACACGATGTGGCGTCACACGTGACGAACTTGAAGTGTTTTTGGAGTACGCCGGGACATTCTTATCTCATCTGGGAAACGTCTCT GCTGATGGGCGTGAGAAGCTTGTCCCCGAATTATCTACCGAAGCGTTGAAGAGGATTGCGAGCATTTCCCCCAAGACAACTGCTGATTTGGAGAAAGCAATCGACGGATTGTTAGGTGTTCGTCCTCCACGCCCAAAGTATCCGGGAGAAAGCGTGCGGCTGGGGTTTTACCCGAGAGAAGCACTGTCCGATGTTAGCGACAATGACCTTTTCAGAATCTGGCACACTATTCGTGAGGCTCAGAACATTGTTGACGGAATTCCCGCCAGCGAGTGGTCCATTACCCACAGCAACACCCAACTCCAACCGGTGATTGACGACAATGGTAAGACCATTTACCATATCCTCCTGGCCTCTGAGCTTGGAGCTTGCGATGAACCGCGGATATTAGCCGAAGATATACGGCTTATAAGGGGCGTCCATTCAGAAGAATTGTCCCATATATGCAACGCGCTAGACCGCGCGAAGAAATGGGCCCCTAAAGAGCAACACGCGACTTTGGATCACTACCTCAATTACTTTCGCACCGGACACAACCTTTCATTACAGGCGGCGCAGAAGGCCCCAACAGGCGAGAGAGTCGAGAGTTTCCTCGGCTTTGTCAACCCACTTCATAATTGCGCCGGTGAGTGGAATGGCATGGTGGGGATTTTTAACCAAGATGAGCAGTCGAAATTGAACCAGATTGTGAATTCTTCGTCTGCGCTGATCCGACAGCTGCCATGGGCAGTCCCAGGTGTGAATGGTGGCAAAGGGCCGTTCGAGACATTCTCATTTGACGCACCTAGGCTCGCCAGACTCCATA CCCTCGCTATGTGCGGGAGGATTGTATTCCAAGACGCCAAACCTGAAAGC TTCCATGAGGACCGCTGGATCTGCCATTTCAGGAATACTGTTTTTGCGAATCGTCTGAACGAGGATACCAGCTCAACCATCTTCTGCGATTGGATTTCTCCTTTGAACACAGAGCATTTTAGGCGCAGCATACACCTCGTCAGCTTCATCATAACCGCAGTCCACCAGTTAATCGGCCATGGAACAGGGAAGCTCCTCGGTCGGAGAATAGAAGACGGCTGCAGGTGCAACTTCAATGAGGAAATGCCCCCGATTAGTCCATTAACAGGAAAGCCAATCGCCTCGGTCTATCCCTTGGGGAAGTCATGGGAAGATATTTTCCCAAGCGACGCCAAATCAGTTGAGGAGTGCCGGGCAACGTTGGTTTCGCAGTACCTGATGGATAGCAAGGAGATCCTGGCGATTTTTGGCTATTCTGAGACAAGTGAGATTACATCTGAGGACC TTCTCTATACCAGCTACCTCAAGATCTGTGTTGACGGCATCCAAGCCCTGCAATATTACGGCATCGAGGGCCGGCCCTGGCCCGTGTGGGAAACCGACCATCCTGTA GCCAAAGCAAATTTTACCATATTAAAATACCTCCTTCAAAACGGCTCCGGGGTCATCAAAATCACCCACGATCGCGAGGCCTCAACCATAACGGCCAGCGTCGATCGCACAAAGATGCTGTCTCACGGAAAAGCAGCTCTAGGAGACTACCTACTCCGTCTTCACATCTGGCGGTGTACTGGAGATACAACCCCCTGTAGAGAGCTCTACGAATCCCTCTCTACCGTCGATGGCATATACGGGGAGTGGCGAGAGATTGTATCCTCGAAACGGGCAGCAAGATGGAAATTCGTGCAGCCGAATACGTTCCTCACGGTGGATAATGAGGTGGAGCTCCGGGTGTATGAGGAGAGCAATGAGGGCATCATCAGGTCGTGGGCAGAGAGGGATgtccaggccaaggaggagaaaatTCAAAGGTTGGCCGAGCAAGATACTAGAGATAAGGAAGAGGTAATGGTTGAGAGGGATGTCAAACCGAAGATGGAGAACCTCAGCTTGGAGCCTGGAAGGGGTATGCACCCCGAGGAGGATAACATTGGAGACGACAACATTGGAGACGCTCAGCCTAGGGCGGGGGTGAGGGCATCTGTGAAATCCTTTGTGCAAAAAATAGTGCACCGGAACTAA